Part of the Prevotella communis genome is shown below.
GCTGCAGCTCGTCCATGATGGTACGGATATAGTGGATACGGTCGGTCAGTTCCACCTCCATAGCCTCCTCGATAACGCCCACCAGCGCATGACGCTGCTGCATGGCGCAGAGATAGTTCAGGCGGTCGGTCAGCGCCAGTGTCTGAGGATAAGTCATTGACTCCCACATCTTCTCGATACCACGGTGGATATAACCCAGATGGGGATAGATGCGCTTCACGGTCTCACCGTTCAGTACGGTCTGCAGACGGAGCACACCGTGAGTAGAGGGGTGCTGAGGACCGATGTTGATGACGTAGTCGTCGGAAGTGAAGAGCTTGTTCTCCTTCTTCTGCAGACGGCCGTCGCGGTCGAGAGAATACTCCAGGCCATAGTCGGGCTCGTTATCATCCTCCAGCGTATACTCGTCGGTAGCCTTGAAGTCCTTGCGCAGGGGATAACCCTTGAAGTCGTTGCGCAGGAACAGGCGACGCATGTCGGGGTGTCCCAGGAACTTAATGCCGAGGAAGTCGAAGCACTCACGCTCCAGCAGGTCGGCACCCTTCCAGATGTTAACCACGGTAGGAATGACACTCTCGCCATCCACCACCTTTGCCAGCATCTTCACGCTGACGCGCTCGTGGTTCTCCGTGTTCTCAAGGATATATACACAGCCAAGACCTTCTTCTTCGCCGAAGTCCTCGCCAACGATGGTCACCAGGAAGTCGAAGTGCTTCTTGTCTTTCAAGTTCTGCATCTCCTGTGCGAACTTGTCAAAATCAAATACAAGATGATTCAGTTTCATTTCGCTTCCTCCTGTTCTTTTTTAAGTGATTCAGTAAACTCGGCAGGTACCTCAGTCACCACGATGGGCTTCTTGCCACCGCGTCCGTAGGTCAGTTCCTCGTTAGAGACGCCCAGGGCAGCCTCTTCCTTGGTCTGCTTATGGTTGGCACCACCAAAGAATTTCTCAATCTTCACCTTACGCTGCAGCTGCATCATACCGTAGAGGATGGCCTCCGGACGGGGAGGACAGCCAGGAATGAATACGTCCACGGGAACGATTTCCTCGATACCCTTTACTACGTGATAGCTCTGCTTGAAGGGACCGCCACTGATGGCGCAGCCACCAACGGCAACCACATACTTAGGCTCTGCCATCTCGTCGTACAGACGCTTCAGTGCAGGAGCCATCTTGTGTGTGATAGTACCAGCACACATAATCAGGTCGGCCTGACGTGGTGAGTTACGTGTCACCTCGAAGCCAAAGCGTGAGAAGTCATAGCGTGAACAACCGCAAGCCATGAATTCAATACCGCAGCATGAAGTGGCGAAAGTGAGTGACCACAGTGAGTTAGAACGTCCCCAGTTAATCAGGGAATCCAAGTTACCGGTTACGACGTTGACACCGCCCTCATGGAGCTCGTCAACGATTTTCTCCAACGACTCGTTATCCTTGAACTCGTCGTATGGCAGAGACTTGATTGATGGTTTTCTTACTTCCATTCCAGTGCTCCTTTCCGCCAAGCATAAGCCAAGCCAAATACTAATACTACCAGGAAGAACCCGATTGACAGCAGAGCCATCGGTCCGAAGTCCTTCACAACCACAGCCCACGGATACAGAAACACGGTTTCTACATCGAACATGAGAAAGAGGATGGCAAACAAATAATAACCTACGTTAATGGGAATCCAACTGGATCCGTGCGTTGGGATACCGCACTCAAACGGCTCTCCCTTAATCTTGTTATAAGAACGCGGACCCAATAGTTTTGCCATCACATAGGCAGCTGCCACCAGTGTAATAGCCGTCATGAGGACGGTAATTAACATTGTGAAATTCATAAACTATTTAATGTTATAACAATATTGTTCTTAATAGCGGCTGCAAAGGTACAAAAAAAATACGGAAAATGAATGCGGAATTCATAAATATTTTGTACCTTTGCGCCGTTTTTTTTAAATAACTCAGTATGTTTAAACCTCAATTTCAGAAACGCCAGGTAATGGTATTCCACCAATTCCAGCGAAAAGGCTATTCCCTCTTCGCTGCATTGGGTCGTGAAGTTGTCATTTCTGTGCTCAGCGTTGCTACCTTGTCGGCTAGCAAAGCTGCCAGCATCAGCGATGAGACTTTCCGTGTGGATTCTACCAAGGCGACTGCCCGTGAGGTGACGCTAGATGATGTATGCGTCACAGGCTCCAGGGCACCCCTGACCGTGAGTCAGGCTGCGAGAATGGTAACTGTACTGAGCCGCGAGGATATTGCGCAGGCGCCAGTACAAAGTGTTAACGATTTGCTGAAGATGGCCGTTGGTGTAGATGTCAGGCAACGAGGCCCGCTAGGCTCCCAGACCGACATCAGTATAAGAGGCGGCACCCAAGAGCAAATCGTTGTGTTATTAAACGGCATCAATATCTGCGACCCCCAGACGGGACACAACACCTTTGATCTTCCTTGTGACCTTTCCGACATTATCAGGGTAGAAGTGCTGGAAGGACCTGCCGGACGCGTTTATGGCACGTCATCACTTGTTGGTGCCATCAACATCGTCACCTCAGCCCACAAGGACAGCGGAAACAGTGCGGATATCAGTCTGGAAGCAGGCTCTTTTGGCTATGCCAAAGTGGGTGCTGCCGGCAGTTATGCCCCCGGCAGCGTACCGCTGACCTCCCGTCTGTCGTGTTCGTACGCCCGTTCCGATGGCTATTCGCGTTCACGGGCAGGTAGGCTGAACACCGACTTCAGTGGTGCGAAAGCCTTTTATCAGGGTGCTTATGATGATGACCGGATAAAGCTCTCATGGCACGCCGGACTGTCGGACAAGGGGTGGGGGTCAGGTACATTTTATGCTACTCCCCGCTGGCAGGCCGACGAACAGTATGAGCATACCACGAAGGTACATACCGCCTTGCAGGGAGAAAATAAAGATGGTGTCTTGCACTTCCAG
Proteins encoded:
- a CDS encoding NADH-quinone oxidoreductase subunit C, which encodes MKLNHLVFDFDKFAQEMQNLKDKKHFDFLVTIVGEDFGEEEGLGCVYILENTENHERVSVKMLAKVVDGESVIPTVVNIWKGADLLERECFDFLGIKFLGHPDMRRLFLRNDFKGYPLRKDFKATDEYTLEDDNEPDYGLEYSLDRDGRLQKKENKLFTSDDYVINIGPQHPSTHGVLRLQTVLNGETVKRIYPHLGYIHRGIEKMWESMTYPQTLALTDRLNYLCAMQQRHALVGVIEEAMEVELTDRIHYIRTIMDELQRLDSHLLFTSCCAQDLGALTAFLYGMRDREHVLNVMEETTGGRLIQNYYRIGGLQDDIDPNFVKNVKELCKYLRPMIKEYMDVFGDNIIAHNRLENVGPMSLDDCINYGVTGPAGRASGWKNDVRKNHPYDMYDKVNFEQITLDSCDSMGRYLVHINEMYQSLNIIEQLIDNIPEGDFYVKQKPIIKVPEGQWYFSVEGAAGEFGVYLDSKGDKSPYRMKMRPMGLSLVGALDPMLRGQKIADLVTTGAAIDIVIPDIDR
- a CDS encoding NADH-quinone oxidoreductase subunit B; the encoded protein is MEVRKPSIKSLPYDEFKDNESLEKIVDELHEGGVNVVTGNLDSLINWGRSNSLWSLTFATSCCGIEFMACGCSRYDFSRFGFEVTRNSPRQADLIMCAGTITHKMAPALKRLYDEMAEPKYVVAVGGCAISGGPFKQSYHVVKGIEEIVPVDVFIPGCPPRPEAILYGMMQLQRKVKIEKFFGGANHKQTKEEAALGVSNEELTYGRGGKKPIVVTEVPAEFTESLKKEQEEAK
- a CDS encoding NADH-quinone oxidoreductase subunit A, with the protein product MNFTMLITVLMTAITLVAAAYVMAKLLGPRSYNKIKGEPFECGIPTHGSSWIPINVGYYLFAILFLMFDVETVFLYPWAVVVKDFGPMALLSIGFFLVVLVFGLAYAWRKGALEWK